In Podospora pseudopauciseta strain CBS 411.78 chromosome 2 map unlocalized CBS411.78m_2, whole genome shotgun sequence, the genomic stretch GAGAGCTGCCCGCGTGTGGAAACGCAGTGTCGAGAGTGTGGGGATCTGGGCTACCTAGGTATCCAGTACCCAACATAGGGTGAAGTCAAATGTCAGGCGTTGAAGTGGGATCCGGCGGTGCTTTGGGGAGAACGCAAGCGAAGTCTAAAAAGAAGTTCGACGGCGCTCTAGACTGATGATTTCGCTTCTGCCAGTGTGAACTTGTTCTCTTTTGTTGCCTGCTTAAGTGACTGTGACGATATCCAGTAAGCAGCAAGCTCAAATCCACCCAGACAGGCAGATGGTGAATTTGATGGCTTGCGAGTTGCTCCGTAAAGAAGCTAATCCAAGGGAATGTGAAACCCGTGTTGACGGATTGTGGGGCATCCAAATCTTGAGGGCTTGGGATGATTATATTGAGGCGTTTCGGGCGTTTGTCGGGTGTCAACGAATGAATGTGAGATAGCTGCTATCACAATAGCTTGGTTTTATTCCCTCGGGAGAGCAGATGTTAATCACTTGTTACGACGCTGCCGCCGGGGAAGTCGACAATAGCCCCCAAACCCAGAGGAAGCAAATACCAAAGTTGCAAATAGTGAGCTCAGATGACGGCGACGTCGAGGTCCTGGGTGCAGCATCTGACCTGCCCGCTTTGCACTGCCCGCAGTTTGCCCGAAGAGCCGTTGGCTTCCTATGGGTAGGCAACCTGTGTGACTGCACCTATCAAAGCTCCCAGCTGTGGCTGTCGGAGCCCGGGCCAACCGACAGGCAGCACCTGCCCGTGACTTTACTTCCGTTCCACCTCATTGACCAACCGATTAATGAAGGTGCCTTGTTGGTCTGAGCGGGTCAGGACAGCAAGCCAACGGCGGCATTGTATGAAAGACCAGCCATCCAACATGGAAGGAACAATGCCAACACTCGTACGGCACGATGACCTCATGCACTCAGCTCTTAGCTCCTTCCACAAAATGCAGCGGTGGCATTCTTCTCCCGTCTTTGCCGAGAAGATGAGTACATCCCCCCAAAGAACCTGGaacacaccatcaccagtaTCATGCTTTTGTTTGTACAAAGCAGCACTACCTCAACAGACCCGTACACAGCGCACACATTTTCTTTCGGCCCGGCCATGAAGCGGTGGCTCGCAGCCCTCGCACCATCGGCTCTCCCAGCAGCCCAAGATatcacaaccccctccataCGAATTGAAACTCGAGTTCCCTTAAACTCAAGGCTCTGCAATGTATACGTCGAACACGTGCAACCTGTCAAAGGTGCTGTCGACTTTAGCTATGGCTCCTGCCAGCAGCTAACCCCACACGACTCCCACCACTTTATCGCGACCAGCACAGATGCCTCCCAGGACCGACTCGTTTGGACGCTACCCGAGGACATCTTTTCCGGCGGATGTATTTCGGCATggagcaccaccacaaatGTCTTGCTGGGCAGAAGCGAGGTGCAACACCTGGATCTCCACACGATGGCCCGAAGACGACATGCCCGCCTTGCCCGCCGCAGCAATGACCCCAACAGCATTTTGATGGACAATTCTACAGGTGTCAATGTTTGGGGACCATGGTttgatggtgtcgaggtGCTCAAGAATGCCGAATGCAGCGCTATCGATTCAGCTGCAGCCAAGCAGAAAAGCATTGCCATTGTCGGCGCTGGCATGTCTGGTCTGATGGCGTACCTTTGCTTGACCCAACAGGGACTTACCAGTGTCAGCCTTATTGAGGGTGGAGATCGTCTCGGTGGTCGGGTTCAAACGGTGTACCTGAGCGGTGGCCCTTTCGATTACAGTTACCAAGAGATGGGCCCCATGCGAGTTCCCATGACGCTTACTGTTGCCAACCAGACGTACAACATGTCGGACCACCAACTCGTTTTCCAGCTGGTAGAGGAGATGAATATGCTCAATAaagacaacgacgacgaccttCATATTGACCTTATTGACTGGCTCGAGGCTGGTAGCCGTACACTTCCTCGTGATGGTGGATCAAACCGtgtgggtgaggttgatgggcaACAAGGGAGACCTGACAACCAAGGCGCTGTGGACCAGCTGGGGATGTCTGTGGAGGAAATCTTTGACAAGGTCAACAAAGCTTTGCCGTGCGAGGACTTTTGTGTGGAGATGGCCAACAACATGTTTACTGCTCATCGCAAGTGGCTCGGTATGTCTCGTCTTTTCATTTCCGTGGCTATTGTATTAATCAATGTTGCAGAAAAGGGACTGTTTGACCTTGCCGGAAACCAATGGAGCGAGTTTGCCTTCACGGCTGAGTacctcaacaacaatgtCAATAATACTCATTTCGGATACTGGGGTAAAGGGGCTTCGTCGTTCTGGGACAAGGTATACGGGTCAAAATCTCTGTAGCCTGATTAGCCTGCTGACCTGGTTTCAGCTTTGCGAGGATTTGTATTTGAATACAACGACTTGGAAGACCATCGATGGAGGTACGGACTCTGGTGATTGCAGAGGTTCTGAGTCCAATGCTGATATATTGGGCACTTGCAGGCATATCACGTCTTCCACTATCTTTCGGGCCTCTTGTTGAAGGCGCAATCACCATGAATCGGCGGATCGACCGGGTACAACCATCACTGGTCCAGCGCACGGTTACCTTGCAGTCCAAAAACAATGGCACCGGAGACATTGACAGCACGACACATGACTACGTTCTCTTTGCGGTTCCTTTTTCGGCCATGAGACACTAGGAGATCTCGGAACTCAGCGAAATCATGATGGAAGCTATCTCGACTCTTCCATACACATCCGCATGCAAGGTGGCGCTGGAGTTTGAAACTCGGTTCTGGGAACACCTCGACCAGCCGATCTACGGATCATGCTATATTGCTGGACCAGATTACCCCGGCATCGGGTCCGTCTGTTATCCATCCTACAATATCAACGGCACTGGCCCAGGCGCCCTCCTCGGGTCCTATATTTCGAATCCAGAATGGACTGAGAAGTGGATGGCGATGAATGAAAACGAGCATGTTCAGTATGTTCTGGATGCCATGGTTGGAATTCACGGCAGCGTTGCCCAAAAGCAATACACTGGCAGATCCAGTCGGGTTTGTCAAGCTTTGGACCCCCTTGAGGGTGCCAGCTGGGCGGATCCTACTGTTGGGCAGCATCAGCTTTACTTGCCTGAGTATTTCAAGACACACAACAATGTGAGATTCTAGTATGAGGCAGGTTGATGGCCGTGTACTGATGAGATGGAACAGATGATCTTCATTGGGGAGCACACCAGCTATACACATGCTTGGATTGCATCGGCTCTTGAGTCGGGTATTCGTGGGAGTGTTCAGCTTCTACTGGGTAAGTTGATATTGAGGAAGAGATGGCGGCGACAGTTGACTAATTTTGTGACAGAGTTGGGGCTTGTCGACGAGGCAAAGGCTACTGTGGAAAAATGGATGGCGAGGTGGGTTGAAGTGGTGAGTGAAGTTTTGTATCGAGCAAATGTCGATTTGTGCTAACGCATGAATAGTAAGGAGTGTGTTGCGGATTATGGTattgaaaagaaaaggaggtgaTTGTTACATAAGCAGTAGTTGTTGAATCTATAGGTGCAATAGCTTCAAAAATCCGGGGAAACACATTCTTTTATTCAAATTTCTCAGCTGGGCCAATTTGTTTTGATGCACACCAATGCAGTTAAGAGTTGGTTTAGTTGCAAGTCTGACGCAGAGATGAGACTCCGTCGCCCTGCATAACAAGGAGATTTGAACGGTGCGGTACCTACAGTAGTGGTGTAGCATTGCTGCGTGTCAGGGAACCAAGCGTTGTTGTTCCACCCTAGCATGGAGCGGCTAGGGTAGGTATAATAATGTCCGAGATAAGGGGGTGTGATGAGGCGGGCATGGGGGTTAGCTTGGGGGAAGGTTTGGTGCAGGGGGCACGTTCTGGACAGGATAACTGGCACTGTGAAAGCAGGCAAATCATGCCTCAAAAGACAAATAGTCGATAGTCTTCAGATGATAATCACTAGTCTTTTAAAGATAGTTGATgggcctttaaagatatttgCAAGGCCTATTGACTTTCTTTCGTGGCATGGTTCCCCATGTAATAAGGGGCTAACTTACCTGGTAGTCTTGCTGTGCCAATTAattgtggtgagggtgtgggCGGTTAGGTGccgctggtgatgatggtggtgttgcatgggtggtgggtttttGGAAGGGTTCTCTTgagttggaggtggtgaaacTCATGTTTTGTGGGATGTTACATTCATGGTGCGATGCACATGATGTTGGCAATGAAGACTACTGCAACTAAAAGATGACAGAGATCACGATgttggttgctgctgtgggcTACTGCTGCTAGGCAACTGCGCTCTGAATGTATTTCAGGAGGTGGATGGTATTTGAATAAGGGGGTGATTTTTATACAATATGGAGTCCATGAGGAGGGTATTGTTGAGATATCGAATTTCATGTCTTGCAGCATCGAATTACTCGGGTTTATCAGTGCGGGAACAGGGAACTGGGGATCGGCACGGGGGAGCTGGGTCTGGTTATTGTACGGTGTGGATGAGCGGAGTTAAAGGGCGGTGGTTCTCATCtgagttggtgatgaagagaGTCTCCTGGATATGAGACAAGATAATGTTGTGAGGGTTTGAAACTTTGCCGGGGTGAGAGACATCAGATGTGGGATGTGGCACCGCAGGCATATGAAGAAGTCACATCATCACACCCTCTCACACTGTGTTGGTTCTATCTCAGACCTGAGGAGGTATTGCATTGCGCGATGAGACACAAGGCCGCAGGAACGAAACGATCTATATGTATTTGGGAATATGCCTGTCTTAagccttttttctcttcaagACAGCCTCAGATCCTGGTCCCTGAGAACCGCAGTGTTGGAACCACCTTCCTCTTTGGGGGCGTCTTCGTATGCAGCTTGGGGGACGACAGATTAAATTTTGACACAGTGCATGCTGAAATATAGTCCCGACTCTATGGTTGAAGGCTACGGCTACGGGAGGCAATGGCACAGCAGCGGAGGTGAAGAGTCAAAGCACATGATCCCATATGGCTGGTGGATGGCTGATCAGGTTGAGAAAATCGTTATCAGTTCAAGTTGTCGTGTCTGGAGCCCCAGAAAATAAGCTTCTGCCAAGGCGGACAGAGTGGAGGGCGCTAGGCTTTGCTGGGGACAGCCCTGTGGGGGTCTGGAGTGTGATCTCTTCTTGCCCAGAGAAAGCCGAGACTGAACAAAGCAGGGAAGGGTATCCGGCAAGATAAGAAATTCTGttctgggtggtggttataAAAAGAAGGATTCAACTTGCATATGAAGACCATCATCGAGTCTGGAGTATGCTGCTCATGAAGTCGCCGCTCTACTGAGAGACACACTGGCCAAGCGGGGCAACAATTGCCCTGGCAGGTTACACAAGCAGGCTGTTCGTGATCCCGTCTTACCGCAGTTTTCCATCTGCTGGTGCACCTGTTGCCAAAAGTCGTCCAGCATTCGAAACGCATCTCTTCAGGCACTTCAAAGTCCACAAAGCAACCTGTCAGATCAGGGCATGCTATCTCAGGAAGGAGTTGCGCCAAACCCGACAGGGCGATTACCATCTTCTCAGCCAAGGCGGGCCTTTGAAGCAGGGCATTTGCCAAGAGATAAGAAACTGGCCAATCACACAACACCGTTTCCCCGTGTAATCACGGGTTTGCTTGCTTCAACCCATCTTGCTCGCTAAACCAGACCTCAGAGTGGTTGCATCGGTTGGGTTTTCATCCAGAATAAAGCACATGAATGACTTGTCGCCACGGATCCTCGGCTCCCAGGCACTGCTTCTATTGAAAGGCTGCAGGTCTTGGTTCTGCCTCTTTCTTGTCTGTCTGTCAGACGGGCAGAATATCGAGAGAGAATCCGCCTGCGGGGCGCCACGAGGGAGCCAAAGAAAGGCGGACGCATGGTTGATCATAGCGCTTGGTTCCTGGTGGAGCTGATAAGGATAAGCAGAGAGATGGCTGATTTCTGTTTCTCTTTCTAGTTGTGTGAAAATTCTTTTGTAATCCATATCAACACGGTCAAGATACACCGCTTTACGGTATGAGTTCAAAGGCCAATAGTTTAGCCTCTTATCTTTGGAATGGTTTTCTTGCTAAACAACAAACAAATGAGGTAGAGACAGCGCATCGATCCATCCTCTATTCTCGATTTGTTCTAGAGGCCGGTACAAGTGATGTCGGAATGGCGGTTTCGGGCGTTTGTGGCGTCCAGTTTAGCCTCTGCCCTTACCCGTTGCCCGAGGAAGGCACATACATCACGGACTGCGCTCTCCGTTGGGCTGACTTGGGTGAGGCTCACGGTAGAATATGTGTCTGGTACCAGTCCATGCACACGAAAATTGGCCTACACCATCGAGCCACTCAGTCGATCGAGTTGGCGAGAAATGTCACCTCCACGGTCGAATATACAGGGAAACACGCAGAGCCAGCCAGTCACTGCATGCAACCCTGCATCGGATCCACGCCTTGCAGTGACATGAGTGACTGCAGTGACATGAGTGACTGCAGGCGGGAACGAGAGGCACAACCTGGGGAAGCGACCAACGATCAACAGGGTCCCAAAGACTGCCTGGCGTCCAAAAGTGTGGAATCCAATATCAAAATGGAAATATGTAGACGCTCTCTTTCAGCTTCATACACCTTCCCAAGAGAGGCCAAAAACTCATCATGGTAAAGATCAGCTGCAAAACGACAGGCTCACACCGAGTTTCATCAGGTGAGGTTGACGCTGTGAAACCCAAAATGGTGGAGTGAGAAGACATCATTGGCCCGTGTGTCCCAGCCCCACTCGATTTggcaacctccttcttcccctccatcaaccttTCCGGCAAACCTGCCAGTGTCCGACCTCGCGATGCGGTAAACACCTTCACTTTCATGAACCGAAAGAGACGAACCTAGCCCAACCACTTGGATTCATGCCATCATGATCGATAAGGTATACTAGTTTATTCTCGGTCTCTCCACCTTCGTCCCGACTCCTCCACTTGACAGATCCGGCCTGacggttgggggagggaaagACACGATGCCAAGGCCCTACCCAGCGGGAAGCGTGCTGCTTGCCCGGATCAACACGGGACTCGGGAGCGGCAGGGATGCAGAGGACAAGACAGACCCCCCACCAAACCGCTGAGAACGCCCAGCTCCTTATCAGTGAGACCCACCAATCCATTGAGCATGCAGCACCTTGGCGAGCAGAGCAGTCCTCCAGGAAGGGAATGGAGGCACTTCTGAGGGTGATAATGACGAGGATGGTCTTATCGCGGGACCTGCAAGGCTTCTTTGAGTCGGGAACCCCAGCTCGGCTCGGctgtgatggatgggtggtaCCTACGACTCGAGAGTCGCAGTGTATTTTATTACCCTAGCCATCCCGCATGATCCAGGACTGAATCTTTCCTCTTCACTCTGCAGCCTGCCTTTCAACAAAGACCAGGAGCACCGGTCCTGGCCTCAGAGGGACAGACTCTCTACTTCGACTCCTCGACAAGTCTTTCACCATGTCGTCCTACAAAGTTTCCGATTACGCCGGCCCAACGGAGATGGCCCACGAGGgcgtcaaccccctcctgGAAGACATCAATGCCCCCTATTCGGCCGGTGATTTCGCCTGGATCATGACCTGCACTGGTCTTGTGCTGCTCATGGTCCCCGGTGTTGGTTTTTTCTACAGTGGTCTTGCCCGCCGCAAGTCTGCTCTGGCTTTGATTTGGCTGTCTTTGATGTCCATCGCCGTTGTGGGATTCCAATGGTTCTTCTGGGGTTACTCCCTGACCTTCACCCACAACACCGACGCCAGCCCCTTCATTGGCGATCTTTCCAACTTTGGTCTTATGAAGGTCCTCGGTCAGCCCAGTGTTGGCAGCTCCAAGATCCCCGATGTCCTGTTCTGCCTCTACCAGGGCATGTTCGCCGCTATCACGTTCGTATCCCTCCTGGTCACCCTCCAGGTCCAGATCTTGCTAACTTGGTTTCCAGTCCGGCCCTCGCTATCGGTGCCGCTGCTGACCGTGGCCGCATGCTCCCGGccatcgtcttcatcttTATCTGGGCCACCATCGTCTACGACCCGATTGCCTACTGGACCTGGAACCCCAACGGCTGGTCCTTGGTCATGGGCGGTCTCGATTTCGCCGGTGGTACCCCCGTGCACATCAGCTCCGGCGCTGCCGCTCTCGCCTACTCTTTGATGCTCGGAAAGCGTACCGGCTACAACAAGGTCAACGGCCTCCCTTACCGCCCCCACAACGTCACCCACGTTGTTCTCGGCACAGTCTTCCTCTGGGTTGGCTGGTTCGGCTTCAACGGTGGTTCCGCCCTCGCTGCCAACACCCGCGCTGTCATGGCCTGCCTCGTCACTCAGATCTCTGCCTGCGTCGGTGGCTTCACCTGGTGCTTGCTTGATTACCGCCTCGAGAAGAAGTGGTCAACCGTTGGTTTCTGCTCTGGTGTCATTGCCGGTCTCGTCGCCATCACCCCCGCTGCTGGTTATGTCCCCCCCTGGTCGGCTGTCATCTTCGGTGTCTGCGGCGGTATCATCTGCAACTTTGCCACCAAGCTTAAGTTCCTGATCGGTATTGACGAGCCCCTCGATGTGTTCGCTGAGCACGGTGTTGGTGGTATTGTTGGCAACCTCCTCACTGGTATCTTTGCCGCGTAAGTCCCTTCCCCCGCTCCTCATTTTCAACATAAACTAACGCCCCCCTCCAGTGACTACATCGCCGCACTTGACGGCGCCACCGCCATTGACGGTGGCTGGGTCAACCAGAACTACATCCAGCTCGGCTACCAACTCGCCGATTCTGTCGCTGGTTTTGCCTACTCCTTTGTCATGACCTGCCTCATCTGCTTCGTCCTGAACCTCATCCCTGGCCTGTCTCTCCGTGTCAGCcccgaggttgaggagatCGGTCTTGACGATGCTGAGCTCGGCGAGTTCGCGTATGATTATGTTGAGCTCAGCAGACACGTCAACGACGTTCTTGTTGGTGGCAGTGCCGCGGGCAGTGTCAAGGAATCGAACGAGACCCCTACCGAAAAGGCTTAAGCGTTCTCGTGATCAAAACCAAGTGCGACAAATTCAATAGACATTGGCATGACTGGATCGTGCAACAAGGGGGTGTATAGTGGTGAGGTGGCGGCTCAATGGGAAGAGGGGCCTGTAATATCATAGGGGATGGGCGAGGGATGTGATGGATggaatgatgatgaggaggatgtggaatATGGGATGTATTTTGGTTTGTTGGTGGGAAACTGTCCGAAATATGATACCTCTTTCTTTTGGATATACTCAGCGAGCGAAGGAGATACCAAGTTTATAATCTTTGAGATATATACCCGATACATATCACCATGCAGCGCGGCTTGACTTTCTCTTTGTGCATAATATCTCCAGGAGGAAAATATGGCTTTCTCTATGGTCCAGATGAACAACAAGCTCCATCTTGAAAGAGATATAACTAGCAATGCCTGCCCTTTGACAGGCCGATTCAGTAAGGAACACCTTGGATTTCTGTACACCTCCAACCAAGTCTCTTCCGATTGATTTTTTTAAACGCCGGCTTTCATGTACATGCCCAGATATATGAACAGCTTCCCCCCCTCATTGCACCTTCTAGTAGAATGATTCTACCATATGTTTTCAACCTCCTTTagagagcagcagcaaccccagcagcagcaaccacaacagcaacgacaTACCCAGTCTCCCTGGCAGCACCAGCAGTAGAAACCGTCGTGCTAGtaacaccatcatcaccaccatcaccaccacctgtcTGAACAGCCCCAAGTCCCAGACTAGTAACCTCCGCCCCCGAAGGCGCAGTCTTCAAACTATGCATCAACGAGAACCCCTCACTGCACTGTCGCTGATTGGTAGCCACAGCCAAAACCGCCTGCCCCATCGCCCCGTTGTAAACGACAGTCTTGcactcctccaccgccgacTCCAGCGCACTGCCCGCATTTCGAGCCCACGAGGACCAGTTCAGCTTGTACGCTTCGTGATCAGCGGTCACAGAGGCAGGGACTGTCTGTCCGACCCAGCGGGATGTCTGCCATTGCGAGCAGAGGGTGACGATGTCGGCCGAGTTGACGGGGGTGTGCCCcgcggcgggggaggatgtggctAGGTTGGCGGTGACCCAgacggagaaggaggattcAAAGTAGTCCCTCAGGGGCTGGCCgtagggaggggtgggttgggcGTTGAGGATAGATTTGACTTCGTCGATGCAGGCGTCGCCCCAGGGGGCGTCAGACAAGTCGGGGGGAACCCAggtgctggtgatgatggccgTGGTGGAGTCGGCTacgctgctggggaggggagtcCTGATGGGTGTTGGAGTGTCGGTTATGGTGATGGGTTCTGTGGTGTCCTGGGCCAGGGCGAAGGCGATGGCACCGACGAGGGGAAGAGCTTTGGTGAGATGCATTTTGGAGGTGAATGATCGTCAATCGAAGTGAAGATGTGTgaatgatggtgatgcaAATTGGCATGACGCTCAAGGAAATTGATTCTTTTGTATACGAATCAACCCGTCACTGTCTTCTCCAAGTCTGTGGCTATGCACACATGCAGGGGCCAAGTGTAAGGAGAGACATGGTGTGAATGCAACCCTAACCTCGGCTCTCCTCAACAAAGTAACGGTAATGGGTTCAAATAAATTCGAAGGCAACATTCCATGGTTCCGTTCAGCTCCTCCGGCATCCTCAAAGATGCTTGTCCACCAGCTGGGGCCATAGTTGAGGAGTATGGTAAAAAGGTAAGGTGCTTGGCATGGGGCTGGTGATGACGACCTGATGGAGGTTTTCGTAAATGGGCCGCTCGAGCTTGCCAAGTCGTACTCGGTATTGGCAGTTTACTTTGGGTCTTCCAATTCCCTCCTCGTAGGCTAAAAATACTGGGACCAGAAGAAACAGCGTGTGATACGAGGGAATATTGAGAAGAGCCAAGGATTGGGGGTGGAGTAACAGCACATAGGTCCAAGGCACTAttgctccttccttcccagTAGGTTGACCGCTCGCTCCTTCACAGTTGACTGCTCCTTCCCTCATTATGAGTGGACCGCTCCTTCCTCTGACTTGAACCAGTGCCTGTCTGGGAAATTCAGGTCATGGGCCGCCCACTGACTGCTTATTACCACTGGGagtatttaatatataacaCCAGTACGAGCCTCCTTTTACGATAATGACAAACCTTCTTGGGTATTCAGGAGGTCCCATGTGACGTGATGATCCATAGAAGCAGGAAAGAGCTCAAGTAACATAGAAATATCGCCTCAATATGTGACTAACCCGTTTATAGGCTACACTTTAGCTTTCACAGTTGCTAGTCAGGGAGCCAAATCCGAGATTTCTGATGCCGGGCAGACAGCAAAGtaaaggaggaagatggctTGATCTTGTGTGCTGCTTGGGATGTGGCCCCTATCTGTCGAAGGACTCATGTATAAACCGGCCAGAATAACAAGTCATACCCTCATCCAACAAAGTGTCTACCGAGAAACACAGGAGAGCATCGAACACAGGAGAGCATCGAACACAGGAGAGCATCGAACACAGGAGAGCATTGTCAAGCCTTTATCATCAGCCTTCACACATGTAACCCTCGCGAGCCGCCAGAGCTCAAAGCCTACCCCCAACAGTCACCCGGACATCCGTTTCAACttccaccacatcaccatcgcACCGCCGCTACAACGCCATCACCCAGCACAATTCACCACAaacccaccacaaccacacaaTCCACCCCATATAACCGCCCTTTCCGCAACAACCAACACCTGAACCATTC encodes the following:
- the AMT1_2 gene encoding ammonium transporter Amt1 (EggNog:ENOG503NVB7; COG:P), with product MSSYKVSDYAGPTEMAHEGVNPLLEDINAPYSAGDFAWIMTCTGLVLLMVPGVGFFYSGLARRKSALALIWLSLMSIAVVGFQWFFWGYSLTFTHNTDASPFIGDLSNFGLMKVLGQPSVGSSKIPDVLFCLYQGMFAAITPALAIGAAADRGRMLPAIVFIFIWATIVYDPIAYWTWNPNGWSLVMGGLDFAGGTPVHISSGAAALAYSLMLGKRTGYNKVNGLPYRPHNVTHVVLGTVFLWVGWFGFNGGSALAANTRAVMACLVTQISACVGGFTWCLLDYRLEKKWSTVGFCSGVIAGLVAITPAAGYVPPWSAVIFGVCGGIICNFATKLKFLIGIDEPLDVFAEHGVGGIVGNLLTGIFAADYIAALDGATAIDGGWVNQNYIQLGYQLADSVAGFAYSFVMTCLICFVLNLIPGLSLRVSPEVEEIGLDDAELGEFAYDYVELSRHVNDVLVGGSAAGSVKESNETPTEKA
- a CDS encoding uncharacterized protein (EggNog:ENOG503NX1U; COG:H), which gives rise to MMEAISTLPYTSACKVALEFETRFWEHLDQPIYGSCYIAGPDYPGIGSVCYPSYNINGTGPGALLGSYISNPEWTEKWMAMNENEHVQYVLDAMVGIHGSVAQKQYTGRSSRVCQALDPLEGASWADPTVGQHQLYLPEYFKTHNNMIFIGEHTSYTHAWIASALESGIRGSVQLLLELGLVDEAKATVEKWMARWVEV
- a CDS encoding uncharacterized protein (EggNog:ENOG503NX1U; COG:H) is translated as MLLFVQSSTTSTDPYTAHTFSFGPAMKRWLAALAPSALPAAQDITTPSIRIETRVPLNSRLCNVYVEHVQPVKGAVDFSYGSCQQLTPHDSHHFIATSTDASQDRLVWTLPEDIFSGGCISAWSTTTNVLLGRSEVQHLDLHTMARRRHARLARRSNDPNSILMDNSTGVNVWGPWFDGVEVLKNAECSAIDSAAAKQKSIAIVGAGMSGLMAYLCLTQQGLTSVSLIEGGDRLGGRVQTVYLSGGPFDYSYQEMGPMRVPMTLTVANQTYNMSDHQLVFQLVEEMNMLNKDNDDDLHIDLIDWLEAGSRTLPRDGGSNRVGEVDGQQGRPDNQGAVDQLGMSVEEIFDKVNKALPCEDFCVEMANNMFTAHRKWLEKGLFDLAGNQWSEFAFTAEYLNNNVNNTHFGYWGKGASSFWDKVYGSKSL